The following are from one region of the Pocillopora verrucosa isolate sample1 chromosome 3, ASM3666991v2, whole genome shotgun sequence genome:
- the LOC131777318 gene encoding mucin-like protein isoform X3 produces the protein MNGAGGGRRSLVSTDGSEIWLLLHLSGRRLILTLPSKKTIPGCIIKYTKKNNTFQAVIITDGFNTFLMYNYPHNGIQWVVPADHSDYRYWTGYYGLPTAGWNAGNDGQDYLNIKGSGTLFGMYNLDKQNGNTGSPGKYFWRIENNTEKDSLEKCMAWSMRQRGLNMRDWYDKLIRSDWRMACPCTEWQAWLDWGRFSWDWWSTWPDWCYESRRVKFIPFPMNSDIRGFTVRQQCCYSTNWDDWGSLKVGPPDGGHVKVDDWFNQVEEMEEMYTDRQAYQFCCVDTNMCEHFYFYRPSDHCSLYRPPLRRWFWGDPHIKTLDDRSYTFNGLGEFVMVDANEGQFQLQARTKRAQGNNTKATIFSAGAAKEENTSTIEIRVKPKGGLEILLDKKIYHGYNNLIDKSIAIGGNLSASAPEKNCLQVSFPSTTSVNFCVKKEMLSFVVSLGEDLKNTTKGLLGTWNDNPDDDFTRPDGTVLKSFSLRDIHFSFGVKWQINQSQSLFTYGNNESVASFSDPDFEPMFADNITWHNDSLRQKAEDQCGNDQECLFDVASTNDLSLGLVTKDISIQLVNETKQLNNFPPKIETVSNAINATLGDTVHLSIRAVDNDTIKFRVINNPEGATWNQTGNLLYFTWLVTTSRKFSLTFVASNDKGASASWSPIINMCACQHDGQCVKPEEGDTANTDSKFVYMGCACQGGYTGRFCDSDIDACEMNGQPCYAGVACIDLPAPANSSGYKCGPCPSGYTGNGAQCADIDECQNKSGINCDQLCVNLPGSYFCDCNNGYKLNADGGTCDDINECLPTNDCMQKCNNTRGSYSCSCDNFFQVDPSDPKKCVAINPCPAGHGCQHVCFTGDDDELKCTCDANYELDSDGISCRDIDECDPSNPRHRCSQICKNTPGSYNCSCEKGFEITKDGYDCEDINECLDVSLFNCTDEFHKCVNTRGSYKCECDQDLYFIDGKCRGLEKNQTAPVPELQKPREPSNKEKEEAVQFSIEHKNGFKWDFKKDKDFNEKMASVTTKYCSENRTRCALKETTRSRRPLFFDLYTTDQIHLLPDYPTNSSGLLYVAFYVQQPVGQYVSNASALPHRILVQIIVIHKGEIEAAIGANISGVVAWFKPGESTSSPTVRTAEPDPITWKWIAISAIGGGVVLVIVVIIVWRCLKRKRKKKNVVIPTVVDDTPGGNIAMKSNHQSVESLEPAPSQ, from the exons TTCTGATTACCGTTACTGGACTGGCTACTATGGTCTCCCTACTGCTGGGTGGAACGCAGGGAATGATGGTCAGGATTACCTTAACATTAAAGG aTCCGGAACTTTGTTTGGAATGTATAATCTAGATAAACAAAACGGAAATACGGGATCACCTGGAAAATATTTCTGGAGGATCGAGAACAATACGGAAAAAGACTCATTAGAGAAGTGCATGGCTTGGAGTATGCGCCAAAGAGGATTGAACATGCGTGATTGGTACGATAAACTGATACGTTCAGACTGGCGGATGGCCTGTCCTTGTACGGAATGGCAAGCCTGGTTAGATTGGGGAAGATTCTCTTGGGATTGGTGGTCCACTTGGCCTGATTGGTGTTACGAGTCCAGGCGTGTCAAATTCATTCCCTTTCCAATGAATAGTGATATCAGGGGTTTTACCGTGAGACAGCAGTGTTGTTACTCAACTAACTGGGACGACTGGGGCTCTCTCAAGGTTGGTCCTCCTGATGGCGGACATGTGAAAGTTGATGACTGGTTTAATCAGGTTGAAGAGATGGAGGAAATGTACACAGACCGGCAGGCTTATCAGTTTTGTTGTGTTGATACAAATATGTGTGAGCATTTCTACTTCTACCGTCCGTCTGATCACTGCTCCTTGTATAGGCCGCCATTAAGAC GTTGGTTCTGGGGTGATCCTCACATTAAAACACTTGATGATAGAAGCTATACTTTCAATGGTCTCGGTGAGTTCGTCATGGTTGATGCAAATGAGGGACAATTTCAACTTCAGGCCAGAACAAAACGTGCTCAAGGGAATAACACGAAAGCAACTATTTTCTCGGCCGGCGCAGCTAAAGAAGAAAATACGAGCACAATCGAAATACGGGTAAAGCCTAAAG GAGGGCTGGAAATTTTGTTAGACAAGAAAATCTACCACGGCTACAACAACCTAATAGACAAGAGTATAGCAATCGGTGGAAATCTCTCTGCTTCAGCACCAGAGAAAAACTGTTTACAGGTTTCCTTTCCCTCAACAACATCCGTCAACTTCTGTGTGAAGAAAGAAATGTTGTCGTTTGTGGTAAGTCTCGGTGAGGATTTGAAAAACACCACCAAAGGACTGTTGGGAACGTGGAATGATAACCCGGATGATGACTTCACAAGGCCTGATGGGACTGTTTTAAAGTCATTTTCATTAAGGGATATTCATTTCTCGTTTGGTGTCAAGT GGCAAATTAACCAGTCCCAATCTTTATTTACCTATGGTAACAATGAAAGCGTGGCCAGTTTTTCTGATCCTGATTTTGAGCCCATGTTTGCTGATAACATCACGTGGCATAATGACAGTTTAAGACAGAAAGCTGAAGATCAATGTGGAAACGATCAAGAGTGTCTATTTGACGTGGCTTCCACCAACGACTTGTCTCTTGGCTTGGTAACCAAAGATATCAGCATTCAACTGGTGAATGAGACAAAACAACTCA acAACTTCCCGCCCAAAATAGAGACTGTTTCGAACGCGATAAATGCGACCCTTGGTGATACAGTTCACTTGAGCATCAGGGCTGTCGATAACGACACGATTAAGTTTCGCGTGATTAACAATCCTGAAGGGGCCACTTGGAACCAGACTGGTAACTTGTTATATTTCACTTGGCTTGTTACAACATCAAGAAAG TTCAGTTTGACTTTCGTTGCTTCTAACGACAAAGGCGCAAGTGCCAGTTGGAGTCCAATTATTAACATGTGTGCTTGCCAACATGATGGTCAATGCGTAAAGCCAGAAGAGGGTGACACAGCCAACACTGACAGCAAGTTTGTATACATGGGATGTGCATGTCAGGGAGGATACACAGGAAGATTCTGTGACAGCGACATTGACGCCTGCGAAATGAATGGTCAGCCGTGTTACGCGGGAGTTGCGTGCATTGATCTTCCTGCGCCAGCCAATTCCAGTGGATATAAATGTGGACCTTGTCCATCAGGGTACACTGGAAATGGAGCTCAGTGTGCTG acatCGACGAATGCCAAAATAAGTCGGGAATTAACTGTGATCAGCTCTGTGTCAATCTGCCAGGTTCTTACTTCTGTGATTGTAACAACGGATACAAACTGAATGCTGATGGCGGCACGTGTGATG ATATTAACGAATGCCTGCCAACAAACGATTGCATGCAGAAGTGTAACAACACACGAGGAAGTTACAGCTGTTCATgcgacaatttttttcaagttgatCCCAGTGATCCAAAGAAGTGTGTAG CCATAAACCCTTGTCCTGCTGGCCATGGCTGTCAACATGTTTGCTTCACAGGGGACGATGATGAACTTAAATGCACGTGCGATGCTAATTATGAGCTGGACAGTGATGGCATAAGTTGCAGAG atatcgatgaatgcgaCCCTTCGAATCCCCGTCATCGCTGCAGTCAGATCTGTAAAAATACACCAGGGAGTTATAATTGCTCTTGTGAAAAAGGATTTGAAATAACCAAGGATGGTTACGATTGTGAAG ATATTAACGAGTGCCTCGACGTGAGCTTGTTCAACTGCACGGATGAGTTTCACAAATGCGTTAACACTCGTGGCTCTTACAAGTGTGAATGTGATCAAGACTTGTACTTTATTGACGGAAAATGCAGAG GTTTAGAGAAGAATCAGACAGCTCCAGTGCCAGAGTTACAAAAGCCACGCGAAccttcaaacaaagaaaaagaggaagccGTCCAGTTCTCGATTGAACATAAAAATGGG TTTAAATGGGATTTCAAGAAAGACAAGGATTTCAATGAAAAGATGGCTTCTGTTACCACTAAATACTGTAGTGAAAACAGGACAAGATGTGCTCtaaaagaaacaacaagaaGCAG ACGGCCGCTCTTTTTTGATCTCTATACTACAGATCAAATCCATCTTTTGCCTGATTACCCCACAAACTCATCCGGGCTCCTTTACGTAGCGTTCTATGTTCAACAACCTGTTGGCCAATATGTCAGCAACGCGTCAGCACTACCACACAGAATACTGGTTCAAATTATAGTCATTCACAAAGGTGAGATTGAAGCAGCTATTGGTGCAAATATATCTGGTGTAGTAGCGTGGTTTAAACCTGGCGAATCAACCTCCTCGCCAACTGTTAGAACAGCAGAACCGGATCCCATAACCTGGAAGTGGATTGCAATTAGTGCTATCGGGGGAGGAGTGGTTCTCGTCATCGTTGTCATTATCGTTTGGAGATG tttgaagaggaagcgcaaaaaaaaaaatgttgtgatCCCTACTGTTGTTGATGACACACCTGGAGGAAACATTGCCATGAAGAGTAATCATCAGTCTGTAGAGAGCCTGGAACCAGCACCCAGCCAGTGA